The region AACGGCCGACCAAGCCGCTGACGAGCATCGCCACACCGAGCAATCCCATGCCCAAGGTCCACAACATTCCGAACTGTCCCTCCGGAGCGATACCGCCAACACCCGCCCCGAGGGCCCCGAAACCGACTCCTAGTAGTAGGGCGACGGCCCGTTCCGATCCACACAATTCAGTCGAGTCGGACGGGCGTCCCGGAAGGCGATCATTCTGAGTCGAAGCCAGCACATTCTTTCGAGCAGCCGGCATGAAGAGTCCCTTAGGGGGATCTTCCTCTTCCGCTTCGTGTTCGCCCTGTTCGTCTGTGACCGCCGCGTTCGGAGTGACCTCAAGCAGTTCGCGCGCCGCTTCGGCATCGGCGCGTCGGACCCAAATACGGGCAGGCCGAGAGAACGTCACGCCGGCATCAGCCCCGCCGGCGTCGTCGGCCTGCAGACGGTGTGGAATACCCGCGTGGGCCAAGAACCCAGCCGCGAATTCGGCTTCGTGGCGATAGAGATACTCGGCAATGACCACATCGGGATCGTGACGGTCAGGTGTCTGAACGGCTCGACGGGACATCACGTCAGCCCTCTGCACCGACAGCAGGCTGAGCCTCTATCCAGATCAGATCGATCTGAAGGCCCGGACAAAACGAGGCGGCATGCGGACGGCTCGTTCCTTCGAACTGCACGCGTAGGTCCTCGATACGGAGGTCCATTGGTAAGTGGGCTGGAAGGTAGGTCTCGGAATTGCTTTCGATAACCCAGCATCCCCCCTCGATCTCGAGCTTCTTAACCATGCCGGTATCAGCAAGCTCGGGCTCAAGAAGGTTGCACCCGCTCAGGCCCAGCGCGAGCAGAAATGCGAGGGCAGCAAGTGTTCCTTTCACTCGTCTCATATCGATCGCATCCAGGTCAGTTCGTATTCGTCCGCACTCAAAGTCCACACCATCGTACTACGCTCGGGATCATCGGACGAAGTCTCCACGTCCTTCCTTATCTCAGTTAGCGAGTATCCCAGCTTTCTGGGGATGGCTGCACTCGGCTCGTTCCGTGGATCACAATGGATCTCAATCCGAGAGATCCCTGGAATCGAAAAGCCTGCATTCGTCAGGGCGGCCGTCCCCGCCGTCGCCAGTCCCATTCCCGCAAGATCCGACCTGACCCAGTACCCGATCTCGAGTGCTCCGGGTCCGACCCTCCTGTATAAGCCCACGCCACCCAGCACTTCACGCTCGTCCACATCCATCATGGCGTAGAGCGCATTTTTGCCCGCATTGAAGTCGTTGTGGTACTGCCGCAGTCGCTCTTCGATGAGCGACAACGGAGAGGGTTCGTCCCGCGCCCAGGGAATCCACTTCTGGAGCGCTTCGAGACTCATGTCCAAGGCGGACTTGAACAGACGCGCGTCCTTTGCAGACCAACAGCGAAGAACGAATCGCTCTGTCTCGATCCGCGCAGGCGGAAGGTCGGCCCGGGAATCTGCGTTCTTCACCTGAGCTAAAAGACGATGCCACCCTTCTCGACGACCAGGTGCTGGATGAAGAACTCCATCATCCGGTCCGGATTCACACCTGAATGGCCCCGATCCGGCCCGACCTGCACTTCAAAGCTCTTCCCGGCAGCCTGCAGCGCTGCAATCAGCTGCATCGTGTTGTTGGGATGCACGTTGTTGTCGGCCGTCCCGTAATAGAGGAGCAGATCCCCTTCGAGGTTCGCAGCATAGGTCATCGCCGAACCGGCGTCGTACCCTGCTGTGTTGTCCTGCGGCGTGTACATGTACCGCTCGGTATAGATCGTGTCGTAGTGACGCCAATCCGTCACGGACGACGACGCGGACGCCGCTTGGAAGACGTCCGGATACCGCAGGAGCGCCATGGCGGACGCATATCCACCGTAGGACGTGCCGTAGATCCCGACGGCCTCACGATTCACGTAGGGTCGATCCCACAACGAACGGATTCCCGCCGCGAGGTCGTCGATCTCCACCACACCCATGCCCTCGTAGAGCGCGTCGAGCGCTCTCTTGCCTTTCCCACCGACACTGCGGGCGTCCAAGGTCACGTATAGGAATCCTGCCTCCGTGTAGCGGTTTGGGACGGTGAAGCTCTCCCTCGCTCCGGCCCACCCGGGACCGGAATACGTCGACACGAGAACGGGGTACTTCTTGCTCGGATCAAAGTTGGACGGCTTGTGGATCATGCCGTGTAGTTCGGTGAAGCCGTCGGCAGACGTGAACGTGAACATCTCCACACGTTCCAGGCCCAGCCGATCGAAGGCCGAATCGTCGACCTGAGCGAGTACCCTGACCTCACTTCCCTCAGCTGTTCGTAGCACGGTCACGGGCGGAGAATCGTGGGTCTGCGACACGTCGACGAAGTGTTCGCCGTTCGACGCGAAGGAGACGTTGTGATTGAAAGCGGGATCCGTCAGCCGTTCGTCGTTCAGGCCGTCCAGCCGGACGCGATGAAGCTGTTGCTTCATGTGGTTGTCGCCACTGCGGGCCATGTAGTAGAGCAGCCCGTTCTCTTCGTCGACGCGTGTCACACCTGCGGCTTCGAAGGAATCATGGGAGGTCAGAGGATTCAGCAGTTCCCCACTGAGGTCGTATAGGAAGTAGTTCCTCCAGCCGTTCCTCTCCGACTCCCAGATGAAGCGTTCGCCGTCTTCCAAGAAGAACTGATACGGCCGATTCGACGTCCAACTCGCTGGCCACTCTTCTCGGATGACTACACGGCACGATCCCATGTCCGGGCTGCACGCCGTAAACTCCATCACGTTCTGTCTTCGATTGGTGCGGTTGAACAGGACCTCTTCCCCGTCCGGAGACCACCGAACCCGATAGACGTAGTGCCCCACCACATCGTCCGTGAACGCCTGCCCGTCACGCACGTCGATCTCGGTCACCTCTCCACTGGCCACGTCGAAAACGAACATGTCCACAAGTGGATTGTCGGTCCCGGCCTTCGGGTACGCCTCGATGTCGAGCGAGCTCTGGATGTCCGTCTGCGTCATCTGGAGATAGAAGTCCTGCACGGGGCTCTCGTCGAAGCGGTAGAACGCGAGCTTGCTTCCGTCCGGTGACCACCACATAGCCGTGTTCTGGCCAAGCTCCTCACCGTAGACCCAACTCGCAGTCCCGTACTTGATGCGATCCGCTTCACTACCGTCCGTGGTCACCTGGACCTCGCCGGTGCCGTCCATGTTACTGATGTAGATATTTCGGTCCCGGTAGAACGCTTTGCGTATCCCGTCCGGAGAGTCGGCCTCGACAAACTGACGACCACGCTCCGGTCCGCCGCGACGCCCTCGGCCGCCACCCTGGCCCCCTTCGGCCGGCGTGATCTGACCCGTCGCGAGATCGAAGCTCATGCGCTCGCCCGCGAGCATGAACGTCACGCTCTCGGAATCCTCAGCCCACGAAGCGGTACTCGAGGCGTTGCGCTGGACCTGCGCTAACTCAGGAGTCATCGCGGTAAGGCGCTCGTATCCGGGCATGGTCGGCAACCGACTCTGTGCCGAAGCGAACGCCGGGAGAGCGAGGGCTACGAGTGCAACGGCAAGCGTGCGGATCTTCATGAACGGTGTCCTAATTGTGCGGGTATTGCGGATCAGTTTTGAACCTAGAAGAACACGGCGTAGAGCACGACCACACCCGCCACAACGGATGCAGCCATGAACTTGGCACCCCGAGCAGGCTTGAGGTCCACCACGGGTTCGACTTCGTCGAGTCTTGGGGCCTCGAATGTGGATCTCACCGTGGCCAGTCCCATGAACGCCGACAACACGACAAATGTGAGCATCATGTGGTGCAGGAAGGCAACGTCGGGCAGGAAGAAGAGCAGGCTCCCGTACACGGGGACGCCCATGAGCATGGCGCCCTTTGCCGCCCAGGGCGGAGTTCTCCGGTTCATAAAACCGAAGACGAACACCGCCACGATGCCAGGGGAGATGAAGCCCCAAAACATCTGGATGTACTCGAAGACACTCTCCGCGCTCGCGACCACAGGGGCCCACAAGCAGCTGACCACAACAAGTACGCCCGTCGCGGTTCGGCCCACCTTCAGCAGGCGTGCCCCAGTTGCATCAGGCTCCTTATAACGCTTGAAGAGATCGATCGTGAAGATCGTGGCAGCAGAATTTAGCATGGAATCGAGCGAACTCATGACCG is a window of Longimicrobiales bacterium DNA encoding:
- a CDS encoding DUF2007 domain-containing protein is translated as MSRRAVQTPDRHDPDVVIAEYLYRHEAEFAAGFLAHAGIPHRLQADDAGGADAGVTFSRPARIWVRRADAEAARELLEVTPNAAVTDEQGEHEAEEEDPPKGLFMPAARKNVLASTQNDRLPGRPSDSTELCGSERAVALLLGVGFGALGAGVGGIAPEGQFGMLWTLGMGLLGVAMLVSGLVGRSWGPLRSLLRALSGAVP
- a CDS encoding GNAT family protein, with the protein product MKNADSRADLPPARIETERFVLRCWSAKDARLFKSALDMSLEALQKWIPWARDEPSPLSLIEERLRQYHNDFNAGKNALYAMMDVDEREVLGGVGLYRRVGPGALEIGYWVRSDLAGMGLATAGTAALTNAGFSIPGISRIEIHCDPRNEPSAAIPRKLGYSLTEIRKDVETSSDDPERSTMVWTLSADEYELTWMRSI
- a CDS encoding DPP IV N-terminal domain-containing protein, with product MKIRTLAVALVALALPAFASAQSRLPTMPGYERLTAMTPELAQVQRNASSTASWAEDSESVTFMLAGERMSFDLATGQITPAEGGQGGGRGRRGGPERGRQFVEADSPDGIRKAFYRDRNIYISNMDGTGEVQVTTDGSEADRIKYGTASWVYGEELGQNTAMWWSPDGSKLAFYRFDESPVQDFYLQMTQTDIQSSLDIEAYPKAGTDNPLVDMFVFDVASGEVTEIDVRDGQAFTDDVVGHYVYRVRWSPDGEEVLFNRTNRRQNVMEFTACSPDMGSCRVVIREEWPASWTSNRPYQFFLEDGERFIWESERNGWRNYFLYDLSGELLNPLTSHDSFEAAGVTRVDEENGLLYYMARSGDNHMKQQLHRVRLDGLNDERLTDPAFNHNVSFASNGEHFVDVSQTHDSPPVTVLRTAEGSEVRVLAQVDDSAFDRLGLERVEMFTFTSADGFTELHGMIHKPSNFDPSKKYPVLVSTYSGPGWAGARESFTVPNRYTEAGFLYVTLDARSVGGKGKRALDALYEGMGVVEIDDLAAGIRSLWDRPYVNREAVGIYGTSYGGYASAMALLRYPDVFQAASASSSVTDWRHYDTIYTERYMYTPQDNTAGYDAGSAMTYAANLEGDLLLYYGTADNNVHPNNTMQLIAALQAAGKSFEVQVGPDRGHSGVNPDRMMEFFIQHLVVEKGGIVF